In one window of Saprospiraceae bacterium DNA:
- a CDS encoding glycosyltransferase: MSYRILHIVDQWLPDTMNWLDALLQSSSAKCEHLIFCEYRIHEGPDHWEFIMKQRQLDYPITKWQRLIKYFKRQEFADTLKQFAKEGNVDLIHIHFGHLAARYYRELMETGKPLLISLYGFDYEYLVHAHPCILETYLKLASVGASFIVEGQYSKSLLIKYGITDTQIHIVHLLFRRNEHINCIRYRGPVRLLQVATYTEKKNQLGLLEALQDRHAGKFVVKFFGEDKDKQYTQELMKLQKIRNKHSILIGKKISFEDYLKQMRTSHFTIQWSKRSKNFDTEGGCPVFIKDSLSLACPVISSRHCDIPDIIVHRYNGFLTEEQDLYNLSELLDEILLISPLDYLKLQRNALQSVDQNIEGNLCGSELIGIYKRMVSFNS, translated from the coding sequence ATGTCTTATAGAATTTTACATATCGTCGATCAGTGGTTGCCGGATACGATGAACTGGCTGGATGCCTTGTTGCAAAGTTCATCAGCCAAATGCGAGCATCTCATTTTTTGTGAGTACAGGATTCACGAGGGTCCCGATCATTGGGAGTTTATCATGAAGCAGCGCCAGTTGGATTATCCAATTACAAAGTGGCAAAGACTCATTAAGTATTTTAAAAGGCAGGAATTTGCTGACACATTGAAACAATTTGCGAAGGAGGGAAATGTGGATTTGATCCATATTCATTTTGGACATTTGGCTGCACGATATTATCGCGAATTGATGGAAACAGGCAAGCCTTTATTGATTTCCTTATATGGATTCGATTATGAATATTTGGTCCATGCTCATCCTTGTATCCTGGAAACTTACCTGAAACTTGCATCTGTTGGTGCTTCATTTATAGTAGAGGGCCAGTATTCCAAATCATTGTTGATTAAATATGGGATCACAGATACGCAAATTCATATCGTACATTTATTATTCAGACGAAATGAACACATCAACTGCATTCGTTACAGGGGTCCTGTCAGGTTGTTACAGGTGGCTACTTATACTGAAAAAAAGAATCAATTGGGTTTATTGGAGGCACTCCAGGATCGTCATGCAGGTAAGTTTGTAGTCAAATTTTTTGGTGAGGATAAGGATAAACAATATACCCAGGAATTGATGAAGCTTCAAAAGATCAGAAACAAACACTCAATTCTCATAGGAAAAAAGATTTCTTTTGAAGATTACCTTAAGCAAATGAGGACTTCCCATTTTACAATTCAATGGAGTAAACGATCGAAAAATTTTGATACGGAAGGCGGTTGTCCGGTCTTTATAAAAGATAGTTTGAGTCTGGCCTGTCCGGTCATCAGCTCCAGGCACTGCGATATCCCTGATATAATTGTCCACCGTTATAATGGATTTTTAACAGAAGAACAAGACTTGTACAATTTAAGTGAGCTTCTGGATGAGATACTTTTGATATCGCCTTTAGATTACTTAAAGCTCCAGCGAAATGCGCTTCAAAGTGTAGATCAAAATATCGAAGGCAATTTATGTGGATCAGAATTAATCGGAATATACAAACGCATGGTTTCATTCAATTCTTAA
- a CDS encoding peptidylprolyl isomerase: MRISFLKIFCSLLLAVLTNDNFAQTIDRIIAKVGSEIILYSDWQEQIQFIKSRQNNVMNRNNECGILENLIIQKYLVNRAKVDSIEIKDDEVEQQLNSRIENILAYFNNDYDKFKEYYGQSVTETRERFREELKNQLLTERLQNKIIGEIRITPEETREFYSKIPKDSIPYINSEVEISEIVYKPRLNENQKNAAKERLQKILTRIQQGEDFSKIAEVQSDDPGSAKNGGSLGWTKRGSLVPEFEAVAFSLNKDSISGIVESEYGYHIIQLLERRGNTILTKHILIKPRYDEADYKAAELYLDSIKSVIIKDSIPFEAAVRLYSDKKSESYNNGGLLLNPKTGTAEFETGDLDPDVFFAIDKLQVGEISKVFSSTEQDGTKVFKLVKLNSKTPPHKANLKDDYSKIQQVAKENKKGQKFQEWLADNVPKAYISIDPDVRKICPEVASWAVPQP, encoded by the coding sequence ATGAGAATATCATTTCTAAAAATTTTCTGCAGCTTGTTGCTCGCTGTTTTAACAAATGACAACTTTGCACAAACCATTGACCGGATTATTGCGAAAGTCGGATCAGAAATTATATTGTACTCTGATTGGCAGGAGCAAATCCAATTCATTAAATCGAGGCAGAACAATGTGATGAACAGAAATAATGAATGCGGGATCCTTGAAAATCTCATCATTCAAAAGTATCTGGTGAACAGAGCTAAGGTCGACAGTATTGAAATTAAAGACGATGAAGTTGAGCAACAACTCAATTCCAGAATTGAAAATATTCTTGCTTATTTCAATAATGATTACGATAAATTCAAAGAGTACTACGGACAAAGTGTAACAGAAACACGGGAAAGATTTCGAGAAGAATTAAAAAATCAATTGCTTACAGAAAGACTTCAAAATAAAATCATTGGCGAAATTCGCATCACTCCAGAAGAAACCAGAGAATTTTACAGCAAGATTCCGAAAGACAGCATCCCGTATATCAACTCCGAAGTTGAAATATCAGAAATAGTTTACAAGCCCCGGCTCAACGAAAACCAAAAAAATGCAGCCAAAGAACGCTTGCAAAAAATTTTAACAAGGATTCAGCAAGGTGAAGATTTCTCCAAAATAGCTGAGGTTCAATCCGACGACCCCGGATCTGCCAAAAATGGTGGTTCTTTAGGCTGGACAAAACGCGGGAGTCTGGTTCCTGAATTTGAGGCCGTTGCTTTTTCATTAAATAAAGATTCTATTTCCGGGATCGTAGAAAGTGAATATGGGTATCACATCATCCAGTTGCTTGAAAGAAGAGGAAATACCATTTTGACAAAACATATCCTGATCAAACCCCGATACGATGAAGCAGACTATAAGGCTGCTGAGTTATATCTCGATTCGATCAAATCTGTGATCATCAAAGATTCAATTCCCTTTGAAGCAGCAGTGCGCCTGTATTCCGATAAAAAATCAGAATCGTATAATAATGGTGGCCTACTCTTAAATCCCAAAACCGGAACTGCCGAATTTGAAACAGGTGATCTGGATCCCGATGTATTTTTTGCCATCGATAAATTACAGGTGGGAGAAATCAGCAAAGTTTTTTCCAGTACTGAACAGGATGGAACGAAGGTATTTAAATTAGTAAAATTAAATTCGAAAACACCACCTCACAAAGCAAATCTAAAAGACGATTATTCAAAAATACAACAAGTCGCAAAAGAAAATAAGAAAGGTCAGAAATTCCAGGAATGGCTGGCAGATAATGTTCCTAAAGCCTATATATCCATTGATCCTGATGTAAGAAAGATCTGCCCCGAAGTTGCCAGTTGGGCGGTACCACAACCCTAA
- a CDS encoding peptidylprolyl isomerase, with translation MHSDDKASAVQGGSIGYIGINQFEPSFEDAAFAIGSDGDISVPVESAIGWHIIKRLRKDDELPYERAKGRSR, from the coding sequence GTGCACAGCGACGACAAAGCGAGTGCTGTTCAAGGTGGTTCGATTGGATATATTGGAATCAATCAGTTTGAGCCCTCCTTTGAAGATGCTGCATTTGCTATAGGATCGGATGGAGACATTTCAGTTCCGGTTGAATCGGCAATTGGATGGCACATCATCAAAAGACTGCGCAAAGACGATGAACTCCCCTATGAACGTGCAAAAGGAAGATCCAGGTAG
- a CDS encoding peptidylprolyl isomerase, with the protein MRLILTIFIAFLTWVTNAQTDPVLFTVAGTPVHLSEFEYIYNKNNQKEADYSRKSLDDYLNLYTKFKLKVQAARDMKVDTIPALIKELEGYRQQLTTSYLNDKEVTDKLAREVYERQRKDLLINHILFSLSPNATGADTVKSYNMAANAIRMINTGMKWSDAAKNSNDLNSAQKNGRLGWFTSMFPDGFIPWKMLHIRFSPDRSIRCPYVPNLGITFCSWKQKGRPIDAWKLHTFLSKNPVAEIPTSSPRLKLTAYIN; encoded by the coding sequence ATGCGATTAATTCTCACCATTTTTATTGCCTTTTTGACATGGGTAACCAACGCCCAAACTGATCCGGTTCTGTTTACGGTTGCAGGAACCCCTGTACATCTTTCTGAATTCGAATATATATACAACAAAAACAACCAGAAAGAAGCCGATTACAGCCGTAAATCGCTGGACGACTATCTCAATCTGTACACCAAATTCAAATTGAAAGTTCAGGCCGCAAGAGACATGAAAGTCGATACCATACCGGCATTGATCAAGGAATTGGAAGGTTATCGTCAACAACTTACAACCAGTTATTTAAACGATAAAGAAGTTACCGATAAACTTGCGAGGGAAGTTTATGAAAGACAAAGAAAGGACCTTCTGATCAATCATATTTTGTTCAGCCTGAGTCCGAACGCCACTGGTGCCGACACTGTAAAATCTTATAACATGGCAGCCAACGCCATTCGAATGATCAATACCGGAATGAAATGGAGCGATGCTGCCAAAAACAGCAACGATTTAAATTCCGCTCAAAAGAATGGCAGGTTAGGATGGTTTACATCCATGTTTCCGGATGGTTTTATACCCTGGAAAATGCTGCATATTCGCTTCAGCCCGGACAGGTCTATCCGTTGCCCATACGTACCAAACTTGGGTATCACGTTTTGCAGTTGGAAGCAGAAAGGCCGGCCTATCGACGCATGGAAATTGCACACATTTTTATCAAAAAATCCAGTCGCGGAAATCCCGACATCATCGCCCAGGCTAAAGCTGACAGCTTATATAAACTGA
- the alr gene encoding alanine racemase gives MPGTSDFQSLFEYHLEPEIFSIAQLQRCLLEMGSSNFIPIHIKLDTGMHRLGFLSQDLPALQEILSKHPWIQVKSIFTHLAASDQSFFDAFTKQQLSLFEKMAEQISEVIGYKPFLHALNSGGISRHPEMSYSMVRLGIGLYGFDSDPAVQNKLEKVHTLKTRISQIKTYPAGETISYNRSGVLKRESKIGVLSLGYADGLPRNAGSKASEVWINRQKVPLIGVVCMDMCMVDLTGLENVSEGMEVEIFGKNAPLEDLAQACETIPYEILARLSGRVKRLFLQD, from the coding sequence ATACCTGGAACTTCAGATTTTCAAAGTTTATTTGAATATCATCTGGAACCTGAAATTTTTTCAATTGCACAATTGCAAAGATGTCTTCTTGAAATGGGATCATCCAATTTTATTCCCATCCATATTAAACTGGATACCGGCATGCATCGCCTGGGATTTTTGTCGCAGGACCTCCCGGCGCTCCAGGAAATTTTAAGTAAACATCCCTGGATCCAGGTAAAAAGTATATTTACTCATCTGGCTGCCAGTGATCAGTCATTTTTTGATGCATTTACCAAACAGCAATTGAGCTTATTTGAAAAAATGGCAGAACAGATCTCTGAAGTTATTGGTTACAAACCATTTTTACATGCTTTGAACAGTGGAGGCATCTCGCGACATCCCGAAATGTCCTATTCGATGGTCAGATTGGGCATTGGCTTATACGGCTTCGACAGCGACCCTGCCGTTCAAAATAAACTTGAAAAAGTACATACCTTAAAGACAAGGATCAGCCAGATTAAAACCTATCCAGCCGGAGAAACCATAAGTTACAACAGGTCCGGAGTGCTCAAACGGGAATCCAAAATTGGAGTACTTAGCCTCGGTTATGCTGATGGATTACCCAGAAATGCCGGCAGCAAGGCCTCTGAGGTTTGGATCAACCGTCAAAAAGTTCCGTTGATAGGCGTGGTTTGCATGGATATGTGTATGGTCGATTTGACCGGATTGGAAAACGTTTCGGAAGGTATGGAGGTGGAAATATTCGGAAAAAATGCTCCGTTGGAGGACCTGGCTCAGGCCTGTGAGACCATTCCCTACGAAATCTTAGCCAGACTCTCGGGTAGGGTTAAACGCTTATTCCTTCAGGATTAA
- a CDS encoding alanine racemase, which translates to MDEKTREKLRLFNHAEKLIYCKDYQSIDHHRKHHHGNISWSQKLDAAYKIKRLKKAGDHIALELLRDEQKFEFDLQFQDEASLENIMHCIVMALELGMSPSEIQEGIGHLHNLSMRLEQKEGLNGCILINDSYSLDLKSLQLALQFVDQQNQNLPRTLVITDFAEHRDHSELFSGLEYLIDKYHIQKVILIGEEISTLQFNNKRNLSFHPFRNTEDVLEKLDDLNFHNELILIKGARKFKLERLFHQLSLSKHDTLLEIDLKAIAHNLDVYRSLLKPGTQIMAIVKAAAYGSGHYEIAKLLEHKKS; encoded by the coding sequence ATGGACGAAAAGACCCGGGAAAAACTCCGGTTGTTTAATCATGCCGAAAAACTCATTTATTGCAAAGATTACCAAAGTATAGACCATCACAGAAAGCATCATCATGGAAACATAAGCTGGTCGCAAAAATTAGATGCTGCTTACAAAATTAAAAGACTGAAAAAAGCAGGAGATCATATTGCTTTGGAATTGCTCAGAGATGAGCAAAAATTTGAATTCGATCTGCAGTTTCAGGATGAAGCCTCCCTTGAAAACATCATGCATTGCATCGTCATGGCTCTCGAACTCGGAATGTCTCCATCGGAAATTCAGGAGGGCATCGGCCATTTGCATAACCTCAGCATGAGGCTCGAACAAAAAGAAGGATTGAATGGCTGCATCCTGATCAACGACAGTTACAGCCTGGATCTCAAGTCCCTCCAGCTTGCTCTTCAGTTCGTGGATCAGCAAAACCAGAATCTACCGCGCACCCTTGTAATTACTGATTTTGCAGAACACCGCGATCATTCAGAATTGTTCTCCGGGCTGGAATATTTGATAGACAAATATCACATTCAAAAAGTGATCCTCATTGGCGAAGAAATTTCAACACTTCAATTTAATAATAAAAGAAACCTTAGTTTTCACCCATTCCGTAATACAGAAGATGTTTTAGAAAAACTGGATGATTTAAATTTCCACAATGAACTTATTCTCATTAAAGGTGCCCGAAAATTCAAATTGGAACGGCTGTTTCATCAACTTAGTTTGTCTAAACACGACACCCTTTTGGAAATTGATCTCAAGGCGATTGCTCATAACCTGGATGTCTACAGATCTTTGCTTAAACCCGGCACCCAGATCATGGCCATTGTAAAAGCAGCAGCCTATGGGAGTGGCCATTATGAAATCGCTAAACTACTCGAACACAAAAAAAGTTGA
- the purD gene encoding phosphoribosylamine--glycine ligase yields MKKNVLILGSGGREHALAWKLSESENLAQLFVLPGNPGTMSVAINIPGDLSDIPFVIHAIRQFDIDVVVCGPEAPLDAGIMDAISQTEGLHKLILVGPGKKGAQLESSKAFSKDFMQKHGIPTAAYKIFQKNQLNDAMDYISNLIPPIVLKASGLAAGKGVVICEDHMEAEKEIISMLSGKFGTASETLVIEEFMSGIEFSVFVLTNGKQYVLLPEAKDYKRIGEGDTGPNTGGMGAISPVPFADQALMDRVKREIIEPTLKGLQADEIPYQGFIFFGLMKVGEQPKVIEYNCRLGDPETEVILPRIESDLLELFMDMQAEKLQDSKIEISPKTAATIVLASGGYPGSFEKGKPIELKDEFIPDSYIFHAGTKLDEYVLRTQGGRVFAVTALQDSPKEALQLCRQLAHSVQFDKKYFRNDIGFDLYPEISLSEKEHTS; encoded by the coding sequence ATGAAAAAAAATGTTTTGATCCTTGGTTCCGGTGGACGCGAACACGCACTTGCCTGGAAATTGTCTGAAAGTGAAAACCTGGCACAGCTCTTTGTCCTGCCCGGAAACCCAGGCACGATGTCCGTAGCCATCAATATTCCCGGAGATTTGTCAGATATCCCCTTTGTCATACACGCCATCCGGCAATTCGATATCGATGTAGTCGTTTGCGGTCCCGAAGCGCCGCTGGATGCAGGGATCATGGATGCTATTTCACAAACGGAAGGATTACACAAGCTCATTTTAGTAGGCCCTGGCAAAAAAGGTGCACAACTGGAAAGTAGTAAAGCGTTTTCCAAAGATTTTATGCAAAAACATGGAATTCCAACTGCAGCTTACAAAATATTTCAAAAGAACCAGCTGAACGATGCCATGGATTACATCAGCAATCTCATCCCTCCAATTGTGCTAAAAGCATCAGGACTTGCAGCTGGAAAAGGCGTGGTCATTTGTGAGGATCACATGGAAGCTGAAAAAGAAATCATCTCCATGCTTTCGGGAAAATTCGGTACGGCATCCGAAACGCTGGTCATCGAAGAATTTATGAGTGGGATTGAGTTTTCTGTCTTTGTACTTACGAATGGAAAACAATACGTTCTTTTACCTGAAGCGAAAGACTACAAACGGATAGGAGAAGGAGACACGGGCCCCAACACAGGTGGAATGGGTGCTATCTCGCCGGTACCGTTTGCAGATCAGGCATTAATGGACCGTGTAAAAAGGGAAATCATTGAACCGACATTGAAAGGATTACAGGCAGATGAAATTCCCTATCAAGGTTTTATTTTTTTCGGGCTGATGAAAGTAGGCGAGCAACCAAAGGTCATCGAATACAATTGCAGACTCGGTGACCCGGAGACGGAGGTGATTTTACCAAGAATTGAATCTGATCTTCTCGAACTTTTCATGGATATGCAAGCGGAAAAACTCCAGGACTCTAAAATTGAAATCAGTCCGAAAACCGCAGCCACCATCGTGCTTGCCAGTGGCGGATATCCGGGTAGCTTCGAAAAAGGAAAGCCCATAGAACTCAAAGATGAGTTCATTCCGGATTCCTATATCTTTCATGCAGGCACCAAATTGGATGAATATGTGCTAAGAACTCAGGGAGGCAGAGTTTTTGCCGTTACCGCACTTCAAGATTCGCCTAAGGAAGCGCTTCAGCTTTGCCGCCAACTTGCACATTCTGTTCAATTTGATAAAAAATATTTCAGAAATGACATTGGCTTTGATCTCTATCCTGAAATCAGTTTGTCTGAAAAGGAACACACCTCCTGA
- a CDS encoding helix-turn-helix domain-containing protein encodes MYLAENLRFIRQEKNYSQAEAAEKIGIPRTTLGDYERGHTEPNIETLSKIARVYGLKIESLISQRLKNVAWEDQRSDQFKILAISVDAQEKNNIELVRTKAAAGYMDSFQDPEYISELPRFQLPSLQGHLRAFEIEGDSMLPMEPGNIVICKYVERLDEVKNNNCYIVVSQREGVVYKRLQKTPNNQEMLCISDNQLYPSFQLPMEEIKELWEYQAHISFREPSLIHQSLMDERMTDIQRKVNELHRHYIGKTSS; translated from the coding sequence ATGTATTTAGCAGAAAATCTTAGATTTATAAGACAGGAAAAAAATTATTCCCAGGCAGAAGCTGCCGAAAAAATAGGCATACCCAGAACCACGCTAGGTGATTACGAACGCGGTCATACCGAACCCAATATCGAAACGCTCTCTAAAATAGCCCGGGTGTACGGACTGAAAATAGAAAGCCTCATCAGCCAAAGACTCAAAAATGTGGCCTGGGAAGATCAACGGTCGGATCAGTTTAAAATTTTGGCCATTTCGGTCGATGCCCAGGAAAAAAACAACATCGAACTGGTTCGCACCAAAGCAGCCGCAGGTTATATGGACAGCTTCCAGGACCCGGAATACATCAGCGAATTGCCCAGATTTCAATTGCCTTCCTTGCAGGGACACCTCAGGGCTTTCGAGATCGAAGGCGACTCCATGCTTCCCATGGAACCCGGCAACATCGTGATCTGTAAATACGTCGAACGCCTCGATGAAGTAAAAAATAACAACTGTTATATCGTAGTTTCACAAAGAGAAGGGGTGGTGTATAAGCGATTGCAGAAAACTCCAAACAATCAGGAAATGCTTTGTATTTCTGATAACCAACTCTACCCAAGTTTTCAGCTTCCAATGGAAGAAATAAAAGAATTATGGGAATACCAGGCTCATATTTCTTTTCGCGAGCCTTCGCTGATCCACCAAAGTCTGATGGACGAACGCATGACTGATATTCAACGAAAAGTAAACGAATTGCACAGGCACTATATAGGAAAAACTTCTTCGTAA
- the dinB gene encoding DNA polymerase IV, protein MYHRAILHMDLDAFFVSVECIKNSQLQGLPLIVGGYSSRGVVAACSYEARAFGVHSAMPMKMALRLCPQATVIRGDMDSYTKYSAMVTDIIAEQAPVFEKASIDEFYLDLTGMDRYFGCMKWAVELREKLMREAGLPISFGLSVNKLVSKIGTGEAKPNGMLQVASGEEREFLSPLSTSKIPGIGKQTYKRLSFMGVRFIHTLRDIPVPLLQREFGNESGKSLWEHANAIDETAVVPYHEQKSISKETTFEKDTLDIRRIRILLLDMCEKLAFELRQGGRVCCCVTVKIRYADFNTYSKQRRIAYTAHDDTLRRVSYELFDALYEKRQLIRLVGLKFSGLVQGHYQISLFEDTAEQISLMQQLDHIRRRWGAGSVMRAAVLK, encoded by the coding sequence ATGTATCATCGAGCGATTTTGCATATGGACCTCGATGCATTCTTTGTTTCGGTAGAATGCATCAAAAACAGTCAGCTCCAGGGGCTTCCGCTGATTGTTGGGGGTTATAGCAGTCGCGGGGTGGTGGCAGCCTGCAGTTATGAGGCCCGGGCATTTGGCGTACATTCGGCGATGCCCATGAAAATGGCCTTGCGTTTGTGTCCGCAGGCCACGGTAATTCGCGGCGACATGGATTCTTACACCAAATATTCGGCGATGGTAACCGATATCATTGCAGAGCAGGCGCCGGTATTTGAAAAGGCTTCTATCGACGAGTTTTATCTGGACCTGACCGGGATGGATCGTTATTTCGGATGTATGAAATGGGCTGTGGAGCTCAGGGAAAAACTGATGCGGGAAGCGGGTCTTCCCATTTCGTTTGGTTTGTCGGTCAACAAGCTGGTGTCCAAAATCGGTACCGGCGAAGCCAAACCCAACGGGATGTTGCAGGTGGCTTCGGGCGAGGAGCGGGAATTTTTATCGCCACTCAGTACCTCCAAGATACCGGGTATCGGCAAGCAGACCTACAAGCGATTGAGTTTTATGGGGGTGCGTTTCATCCATACCCTGCGCGACATTCCGGTACCCCTGCTGCAGCGCGAGTTTGGCAATGAATCGGGCAAAAGCTTGTGGGAGCATGCCAATGCCATCGACGAGACAGCGGTGGTGCCCTATCACGAGCAGAAATCCATTTCGAAAGAGACGACATTTGAAAAAGACACTCTTGACATTCGTCGCATCCGCATCCTGTTGCTCGACATGTGCGAGAAGCTGGCCTTTGAGTTGCGTCAGGGTGGCCGCGTATGTTGTTGTGTAACCGTCAAGATCCGCTATGCCGATTTCAATACCTATTCCAAACAAAGGCGCATTGCCTATACGGCGCACGACGACACCCTGCGCAGAGTGAGTTACGAATTGTTTGATGCCCTGTATGAAAAGCGGCAGCTGATCCGCCTGGTCGGACTCAAATTCAGCGGACTGGTCCAGGGTCATTACCAGATCAGTTTGTTTGAAGACACAGCAGAGCAGATCTCCCTGATGCAGCAACTGGATCACATCCGCCGCCGCTGGGGCGCAGGTTCGGTGATGCGGGCTGCGGTGTTGAAGTAG